The genomic window CGACGTTGGATACAACCACAGGGCTACCAGCGCTCATTGCTTCGATTATTGTTAGGGGTTGCCCTTCAACCATATACGAGGGCAATACAAACACATCCGCCTCAAGTTGTAAATCCTTAATTTTATTACGATCCCGAACGACGCCGAGGTGAGTAACAATAGCATCTAATTTATATCGGGCTACTTTCTGCTCAAACGCTAACTTATCTTCCTCAGCCATCCATTGCCCAACAAAGATAACCTCGCAGGCAATGGCCTTCTCCTGGAGCAGACGTACAGATTCCAGTACATCCAGGTAGCCTTTTTCCTGGATCATGTGACTCAAAAAAAGGATTTTGAGCTTGCCTCTAACTCTTTTTCTAGCCAGCTTTTGTCCTACCTCTTCTGCCGAACATACAACAGCTTCATCCAATACATTCGGAACAACCAGTCGCGTTTCTGCAACAACCCAGGGGTGACAATCATCGGCTCGATTTTCATTCAAAAAGACGAGGCCATCTACCCGATTCAGTAAAATCTTGGCGGTTAGCGCCGTTCGCTTGTTGCTGAAGAGTCTGGAAAATCTTCCCCAATGAATAACGCCATAGATTTTACCAGCCCCTTTCAACGCAGGGAGAATTGTCAACAAATCGCGGAAGTGTCCCATCAGTTCAGGAGATGGGGCTGTCCAGATCACAATTGCCCCTGGATTTGCCTTTACAACGAGCTTTAGCCGGCGAGCAGCTTTCCGATAAGCGCCTATTTTCTGCATCATATTCCCACGCCCCTTTACATCCACCACCTTATCTTCCCATTCACGCAGATTAACACGTACCACCTGCATGCTGGAAGCAAGCAACGTTGCCAGTCTCTCTGTAGCAA from Bacteroidota bacterium includes these protein-coding regions:
- a CDS encoding glycosyltransferase family 4 protein, which translates into the protein ATERLATLLASSMQVVRVNLREWEDKVVDVKGRGNMMQKIGAYRKAARRLKLVVKANPGAIVIWTAPSPELMGHFRDLLTILPALKGAGKIYGVIHWGRFSRLFSNKRTALTAKILLNRVDGLVFLNENRADDCHPWVVAETRLVVPNVLDEAVVCSAEEVGQKLARKRVRGKLKILFLSHMIQEKGYLDVLESVRLLQEKAIACEVIFVGQWMAEEDKLAFEQKVARYKLDAIVTHLGVVRDRNKIKDLQLEADVFVLPSYMVEGQPLTIIEAMSAGSPVVVSNVGGMIGMIEDGKEGFVVEPQNPKAIAEAVLQYQSYETWQAHAEAARKRYLQDYSADQVLKKWLKLVS